Below is a genomic region from Rhododendron vialii isolate Sample 1 chromosome 5a, ASM3025357v1.
TGAATTGGATAAACCAAGTGGACTAGCTAGAGAGAAACTAGCTATAGCTTGATTCTTACCGGAAATTAGGAGGGTATCCCAACCACCAATTATGCAACTCCACGAGCTCCTTGTCATCGGGATCATGGGAAACCGGCATCACCATTGGACTCTCAACGGCAAGATCAAACACCTCTTTCCAGTCCCGAACGTTCTTCATCCCTCTTCACCTGTCCAAGTACAGGTAAATTCAAATAACAAGAAAATTTAATTTGGTAggttatattattattattattattattattattatataggTATGTTATAACATACTCCATATACGTACAAGAGATTTCTCTTTGCACCACGAGCAATGCTTCCCTCTCGTAGAAGTGCATGGGCCCAAGCTCGGTTTTGGACATAGGCTCACTAGGCAACCGCTTAGGATCTCCAATTTTGGGCCCAATAATTGTAGTCCGGCTCTTatgaggaccacctcattttaataaaatgcggacctcacTTTTCAGATCGaattcgatgatccgagccgctcaatgtgttcagaacgtgattttaaggatacttgtgagaaatcagcaaaaaaattgatagggaatggcttcatccgagcagtttttgtttattttttatcgaatggttcaaacaaaaactgctcggatgaagcccttcccgatcattttttttgccgatttcttgcggatactcttaaaatcacgttctaaacatattgagcggctcggatcatcgaaattcgagtggaaaatggaagaaatgaggaggtccgcattttaactaaaatgcggactccctcatttgagactgattGCAATAATTGAGCCCCTAAATAGTAGAATATACTAAATATTATGTATGTGATCACTACGTACTTTACTACTATGCTATGTAGCACGGTGGTAAGGCGCGCATGTATTGAGCGATTGCGAGTTCGATCCCTGGTTCCTTCAATTTTTAACGCCACAATTTTGCAACttgtacacaaaaaaaaaaggtttcaaaaCAATGCTTTCGGGGCTTGAACTCACGTCTTGAGGTACTAAACTACAAAACTACCTTGTTTCTTATATCGAACAGCTAATAGATTTACTAGAAAATGAGAGGCCCCATTTTCAAGACCCGCCTAAGGCTTTGGAAATCTTTGGGCTGGACCTGCGTGGCCCCAAACACCTTTTAAGTCTATACTCCTTTTAAATCTACTCGTTTATCCATACTTAGAAAGCAGCACTTTTGCCCAACAATCTTCTACCATCATCTCTCCAAACAATAAATAATCTGACCTTAACCATTTGATTAAACTCTTAAGGAAATTTTTAATAGAGTTGGAAATCCTGCCTCCACCATTGTCTAAGACTCTAAAAATGGTACACTATTCGAGAAATTTCGAGCGTGAAATTAGATTGTTACCTTCCCTTTTTCCTCCTTGGACTGCGCAAAGAACTCTCTCGCCGCCGACTCAATATTCCGGCGCAATTCTAGTGGGACTCCATGGTTTACAACTTGGAAGAATCCCCATTCCTTGCTTGCGTCCCTTATATCAGCTAAAAGGTTGGACTTGGCCGAGAGATCGATCAGTGGTATGTTTTCGGCCTCGGTGATGGCGTGCTTGGGCCTGTGTTCAGTGGCATGAAAATAAGCTGAATCCGCTACATCCACCATAGTTATGGTTTGGAAGATgtacctagctagctagttaGTAATTTCTCTGTTTTGGGTTGCTGAAATAATTTGTTTCGAAAGATTGTTTCAAATGCTATTGATCTAACAGTGCAATTTATAGAACAGAGTGGGACTGAATTTGGACGAGTTTTGGTACCACATTGATTAAAGAAGGGGAAAGTTGGGAAACTAGTCAAAGCCTTGCACCATTTCTGTTTGTAGGGTCTTGTCATGCATTGCGTATAATGCAAAAGcatatttgaaaattgaaacttttAAAAAGAAGCTATTagtattttgttaaaaatcctTATCAGTAGATTCTGGGATTCAAGGGattcaataattttacaaatacacaaacacttatacacacactcacaaagatggtgggccccacacacactcctttgtatttgtgtgtgtttgtagaATGATTGTTAGGAATTTCCTATAATTTGGAAAGCGATTTAAGACAGGCTCCAAAGAAACTGGATTTGGAGTGCTTTTCGAACCAAATTTTAGAGTTTTACAATTCCAAAagttaatttttaattagtaTATTATTTTAGCATGCACCACTAGCTTTTACTTCAGCTAAATTATTGTCGCCTAATTACAATTTCACATatatgatactccctccgtccctttttttgtgtccagtattccattttgggctgtcccttaataagtgtccattttgtaaagttaggagggtaaaagttggtgcattgtccattttgtccctaaaagtagattttattttgaaaagttagtgaataaaaatgtaatgatgatgggtaagtagggaaagtgaaggaaaaaattgatgtgaaaaatgtaaggatgatgtttttttaataagttgaagttacgaagcaagacacttaaaaagggacgaaagGAGTAAATAATTTTATCCACATCTACTAAAAAATCTATCGTATAAAATTAACTAGAATATAAAGTTATAATATTGAATATATTCTGACTACTACAGCAAGCATGCCAATAGGATCTCTTATTTCaaggaaaatgaatttattaATAATTGttctatttatattttataaaaatcAGTAAATCACTCCCTTTTTAATCAGGACTTCATCATTCAATACAAGCTTTCTTTTCAGATGTTAATCAAGTACCCTATTGCTCTTGTAAAACCTTAAGTTTCCCGTGCACTGTTCATGATTGTGCTCCAAGGCAATTTAGTTTATCCTCCACTTTCCATCTGGATATAAAGCAACATTAAGGCAAGCTGGACACTCGGTCTTTGTTTGTGGCCGTGGTTTGACCGGGTTGCTCGTTCTCACCCTTGTCTTTCCACCACAACTACATTGAATAGTTACATGCCTCAAGTTTCCATCTCTTCCCTTCTTCGACGTTCTTTTAGCTACACCATACCCATTTCCTTTAGCATATCTTGAGTAATACACATaagcttcgttttggtgtgtcGAATTCCATCCCCACTTTCGGTTCCTTAGCTTTATCTTCACAATTTTATGTTGCCTCATTTCGTTCCTTATTAGTATCTATCTcatcactctctttttttgaagaaCCACTCAATACCTCTTGTTCTTCTTACTGTCTCCACTCCAtacctctttttcttcttttacatCTCTACAAAATTGGAAATAAAATTacaagtaattaaataaatgcAATGCATGTGTATAAAATCTGATTTAATAAAATGTTCACCTATTGTGAAAAAACAATGTCAATTGTCTTAAACTATGGGCAGATACCTTCCAAAATCAATTTGGCCATCTGAGTTTGTCGTCCGCTTTGGCAATGGAGGAGGCATTGCTGACGGAATAGAGTCCGGCGACATCAGAGACGATGGTGATTGTAACGAAAACATCACTTACTGGTTAAAAAAAAGGTAGATCAGCAAAAATAAACATCACTTCCAAGTATTGCTCACAAAACAATAAGACAGAAAAACTACTAAACTGTATCACCTTTTTATCCATTGAAATACAAAATGAGTCCATGAAATATTGGTTAGTCCATGCACAATCAGTCAATAAAGGAAAACTACAAAACTACAAAATCAAATCTTCATTCACAGACCTGCAAGTACTGAAACCTAACAAAAGATAAAGACATACAAAACCActtggaatatatatatatatatatatatatatatatatatatatggtaataATCATTGCGTCTAACTATTTGTCCAAATAGAATTACTCATACTATAAGGTTTTATATCCTTTCATTATTAGGCTGAACCGCATAAGTTATAGACTCTAGACTCCCTCTCAACAGTTTTGACAAGTGTAGGGTCAACTAAATATCAACAAAACTTGTTGGAATTGCACAGCATTATGCTATCGTGTCCACGTATCTTAGACAAAACAGTGGGAATGTGGTATAAAAAAATGACGACTTACGAAGATGGCAAGGAATCCTTTTAGAAATCCCTGCATTTAATTAGCCAAGTAGCAAGAGGAAAAAGACTTGGAAAGAAAGGTAGGAAGTATTTGAACATCATTGCAGTAATATAAGACGGTGAAAAGCTCGTAAAGATGCCTAATTCTAAAAgcatagaaaaaaaaactgaacacAAAAAACCCTCAATTTCTCTTCAACTTGGAACCCTGATTTTTGGGGGTTTGAACAAGTTCTAGCCACCACCAATTTCAAGAATATAGGGCTCATCGacaacccagagagagagagagagagagagaggatagtGTATACATGTAAATGAATTATTCAAATGAGTAGAGCTTGAATTATCATTAGCTGTCTAGAATGTATTATTTAGAGTAACATTCGTCTGCCAAACTGAGCAAACAAAGAAACCATGTAATCAGGTAACTTAGAGGCAACCAAACCAAGCTAGAAAAACGAGTTGCAGCCACTATTTTAAGAAAAGAAATCCAGTTGTTTAGAGATTGCTATTCATTTACCACGTCTAACGGAAGATAGCATGGAAACCACATTAGCAAACAGAGTTGAAAGGGGAGAAGAAGCATGCACTGATTGTTGATTATTTGTAAGTTAAAGAGGTCTACACAAGCAATACAAAACTGAAAGCAGGAAAACCTAGAGTTATCCACCGTACGTAAAGcagcaaaacaaaacacagaAACTTAAGGTGAAATGTTTGTTACCCAAGTGAGTGCAAGAGATGACAGAACGGTTGTGCTGATTTGCATCAGTGTGGACTAACCGTTCTGATTTGCATCAGTGTGTACTGCAACAGGTTGAAACAGTGCTTCAGGATGTCAAATATCGCAACGGAAAGTCAACAAAATACTGGAACTGGTTATGGTCGTCTGCAGGCCATGCTCAGCAAACAAAGGATCTCGAATCGGCAATGTTTGCTAGAGACCATGGTCGTCAAACAAAATTGTTGATTGCCAGGGTGTTCTGGCTGTGAAACTGCTGTAGAAGAAAACttgaatgaatttttctttattatcaGACCAAACTAAGGCCAGGAACTTTAGTGGCATTTCTTTcatccatctgagatctcacaTTCTCGGCATCAGCAAACCTACCAAAGCCAGCAAATAAGTTGGACAATAGCACATAATCGCCACCATATCTCCTCTCCATCTCTAGTATCTTCCTCATAACTCGCTCTCCCATCTCTACATTGCCATGGAAACTACAAGCTCCCAACAACGTCCTCCAAATCACAACATTAGTGATCTCAGGAGAAATCTGCAAAGCCATCTTCTCTGCTTCCTCTAACCTACCTGCCCTGCCCAACATATCAATCAAGCACCCGTAGTGCTTAACATCGGGTTCAACTAGACACTCATTGACCATCTTTCTGAAAAATTCAAGACCCTCTTCGACCAACCCCCCATGACTGCAAGCACTCAAAATACTCAAGAATGTTACCCGATTTGGCTTCAAACACTTGTCTTCCATACTTTTAAAACTATCCACTGCATGTTTTCCCATTCCGTGCATTGCAAACCCAGAGATAATGGATGTCCATGAAACTAAATTCCTCTTCTTGGCATCCATGAAACCAAAGACTTTTACCGCACTCACCATGCACCCGCACTTAGAGTACGCATCTACTAGTGAATTCACAACTCGAATATCTGAGTCATTGAACCCGCTTTTCTCCCCATAAGCATGAATTGATTGGCAAGACTCAAGACACCCAAGATTCCATATAGCGGGAAAAATCGCCAAGACTGTAATTTGAGTTGGTTTAATACCCTTTCCAACCATAGTCTGAAACAAGGACAAAGCCACCTCGTGCTGGTTCATCCGTGCGTACCCATCAATAATACCAGTCCACGAAACAACATTCTGATTTGGCATCCGATCAAACAAAGAATGGGCTAGGCCAAGCTCCCCCCACTTGATGATGCCAGTAATCAAGGCATTCCAGGTGACTGAGTTCCGCTTAGGCATTTCGTTGAACACTTGCTGAGCTTCGACCAAAAACCCACAATCGGCATACATGTTGACCAGAGCAGTTTGCACGTAGAGGTGGGGTCGGAACCTGGCTTTTACGGTGAGGCCGTGAAGCTGAGTACCCAAGTTGGGTTGCTCCAAGATGGCGCAGGCCTTGATGAGAAAAGAATAGGCGTAGCTGTCGAAGGAGACGGGAAGGTTATGGTGAAGTTGGAGGTGTTTGAAGAGCTGTATAGCTTCTTCAGGGAAGGAACCGAGGGAGTAGTGTCTGATTAGAGAGTTCCATATTGTTGCAGTTGTCACAGGAGGAATTTTTTCAGAAGCAATAACAAGTTGTGCGTGGATTTGTTGAATGACTTCGCGTCTTGCTATGTGCTTGAGTACCAGAGTATGCAAATAGTGCCCGTCTCTCATGGCAATGACTGATTGGCAACAAAACTTGAGTTATATACAGCTTGTATTACTTCGGCAGAAGGTACACTAGCAGAGCCAAGATTTTGGTCCGACGGAGCCAATTTAAGAAACATACTAGCAAATGAGCCCATGCCTAAAGGCACTTGTACAAAAGTATTGACCAACGATAAAAGTATAAAACCTTTTTGCACTATCTAACACTAAAATCCCGTACTCTCAATTGAAGACATTACTCAAGAAATCAAGCAAACACAAACTTTAAATGAACACAAAATATTTAGTCAAAGAATTTTGAAGATGCTATTCAAAATCACAAAACATTCACTGAATGACTATCACTAAATAGTAAATACATTGTCAAACAAATCATTCATAAAGCCTATTGAATTTAATACATAGTTTGGGGCTACCCACTAAGTCCGATGTAACCAGAGTTGATGTACCAATAACAAACactatgaaatttaaaaatgggagTCATTCCAAAGGAAAAGAATAGCCAAGAGTATCTACAAGCAGTGACCTCCACCGCCACCTTCGAACTCTGCATAAATGCAAATCGAACCTCAAGGTTAACACAACAAGACTTGCTTACCTATCTCAGTGccattttctttctatttcacTCATCTAAAAGAATAAATTGTCAAAATTTGTACATTTTGCCATCTAGGTTTTTTTAACgagaaatgatataggtaccgaccatggaggagagaaaacgtaccgacggccgccggcgggccgtctccggccaccggacggccgatccgagccgtccaaaaattctaaaaaaaaaaaccgatggggcctacgcgaggatcaacggcatccgaggtgtgtagggtacttgatccgagcactttttttgtgtgtatatacacgtatatacatatatacaagaaaaaagggtgctcggatcaagtactttacacacctcggatgccattaattctcgcgtaggccccatcggtttttttttttagaatttttggacggctcggatcggccgtccggtggccggagacggcccgccggcggccgtcggtacgttttctctcctccatggtcggtacctatatcatttctcttttttaacCATGGGAAAGTCtctatatatttatttttcaaggCGGTTCCAGGGACCCTATAAAAAAACCCCCCCAAGTCTTAatttcatagttcccgatcaaattttgatgatccgagcccctcaatgtgttcagaatgtgattttaagagtgcccgagagaaattggcaaaaaaaaataaccggaaagggcttgatttgagcagttttttattgaaccgttcaataaaaaactgttcggatgaagctcttctcggtcatttttttttgttgatttctcgcaggtatccttaaaatcacgttctgattacattgagcggctcggattatcaaaatttgaatggGAACTTGAgggggtttttttaagggtccccggaaccgccccgtttATCTAAAGATGTATCTTTCACTACAATACTTATATGACTAGTAGgtctttcaaaaaagaaaagggaaaaagaaatggaTCAAGGATCACTAAAATGGACAGATCTCCAAGTAATTCATGCATGAGAGA
It encodes:
- the LOC131326324 gene encoding bi-functional coumaroyl CoA and feruloyl CoA ortho-hydroxylase Diox4-like, translated to MVDVADSAYFHATEHRPKHAITEAENIPLIDLSAKSNLLADIRDASKEWGFFQVVNHGVPLELRRNIESAAREFFAQSKEEKGKVKRDEERSGLERGV
- the LOC131326325 gene encoding pentatricopeptide repeat-containing protein At1g09220, mitochondrial-like, with amino-acid sequence MRDGHYLHTLVLKHIARREVIQQIHAQLVIASEKIPPVTTATIWNSLIRHYSLGSFPEEAIQLFKHLQLHHNLPVSFDSYAYSFLIKACAILEQPNLGTQLHGLTVKARFRPHLYVQTALVNMYADCGFLVEAQQVFNEMPKRNSVTWNALITGIIKWGELGLAHSLFDRMPNQNVVSWTGIIDGYARMNQHEVALSLFQTMVGKGIKPTQITVLAIFPAIWNLGCLESCQSIHAYGEKSGFNDSDIRVVNSLVDAYSKCGCMVSAVKVFGFMDAKKRNLVSWTSIISGFAMHGMGKHAVDSFKSMEDKCLKPNRVTFLSILSACSHGGLVEEGLEFFRKMVNECLVEPDVKHYGCLIDMLGRAGRLEEAEKMALQISPEITNVVIWRTLLGACSFHGNVEMGERVMRKILEMERRYGGDYVLLSNLFAGFGRFADAENVRSQMDERNATKVPGLSLV